The following coding sequences are from one Reyranella humidisoli window:
- a CDS encoding amino acid ABC transporter permease, which produces MRWDFASVFENTDALLVGAAGTLRIFAICLVLGLSLGLLVGLGRYSRNRWLHIPATIFVEFFRNTPVLVQILWFYFALPILLPFQISPLAAASLGISLNSAAFSAEIYRGGIQSIETGQWDGARALGMRWGQAMRRIILPQALKRMLPALTNRAIEIFKMSTLASAVAYVELLQQGKLIASLNYNPIEAYTAVALIFFVFLWPLVQFSYFLERRLRRDE; this is translated from the coding sequence ATGCGCTGGGATTTCGCCTCGGTCTTCGAGAACACCGATGCGCTGCTGGTCGGCGCGGCCGGCACCCTGCGCATCTTCGCCATCTGCCTGGTGCTGGGGCTCAGCCTCGGCCTGCTGGTCGGCCTCGGCCGCTACTCGCGCAACCGCTGGCTCCATATACCGGCGACGATCTTCGTCGAGTTCTTCCGCAATACGCCGGTGCTCGTGCAGATCCTGTGGTTCTACTTCGCGCTGCCGATCCTGCTGCCCTTCCAGATCTCGCCGCTTGCCGCCGCCTCGCTCGGCATCTCGCTCAACTCGGCCGCCTTCTCGGCGGAGATCTACCGCGGCGGCATCCAGTCGATCGAGACTGGCCAATGGGACGGCGCGCGGGCGCTCGGCATGCGCTGGGGCCAGGCGATGCGGCGCATCATCCTGCCGCAGGCCCTGAAGCGCATGCTGCCGGCGCTGACCAACCGCGCCATCGAGATCTTCAAGATGTCGACGCTGGCCTCGGCCGTGGCCTATGTCGAGCTGCTGCAGCAGGGCAAGCTGATCGCCTCGCTCAACTACAATCCGATCGAGGCCTATACCGCCGTCGCCCTGATCTTCTTCGTGTTCCTGTGGCCGCTGGTGCAGTTCAGCTATTTCCTCGAACGTCGGCTGAGGCGGGACGAATGA
- a CDS encoding amino acid ABC transporter permease: MAYQWDFSPVLANAPLLAQGLANTLKITGTALVCGVVLGLALALLRLSPRRFLSWPAGFVIEVFRTTPPLVQLFWFFFALPILVGIEMTPFVAGAVTFSIQSAAFFAEVFRAGIQSIERGQWDGARAIGMRHDQAMRRIILPQAVKRMIPAFMERAIELMKTTTLIATISYADLLFAANEVSQKTFRPLETYTVVALIYFVVIFLASQVARLVELRLARSGESTVH, encoded by the coding sequence TTGGCCTACCAGTGGGACTTCTCGCCGGTCCTCGCCAACGCACCTTTGTTGGCGCAGGGGCTGGCGAACACGCTCAAGATCACGGGCACGGCGCTGGTCTGCGGCGTCGTGCTGGGTCTGGCGCTGGCGCTGCTGCGCCTGTCGCCCCGGCGGTTCCTGTCGTGGCCGGCCGGCTTCGTCATAGAAGTGTTCCGCACGACGCCGCCGCTGGTCCAGCTCTTCTGGTTCTTCTTCGCGCTGCCGATCCTGGTCGGCATCGAGATGACGCCCTTCGTGGCCGGCGCCGTCACCTTCTCGATCCAGTCGGCCGCGTTCTTCGCCGAGGTGTTCCGAGCCGGCATCCAGTCGATCGAGCGTGGTCAATGGGACGGCGCGCGCGCCATCGGCATGCGCCACGACCAGGCGATGCGTCGCATCATCCTGCCGCAGGCGGTGAAACGCATGATCCCGGCCTTCATGGAGCGCGCCATCGAGCTCATGAAGACCACGACGCTGATCGCCACCATCTCCTATGCCGACCTGCTGTTTGCCGCCAACGAGGTCTCGCAGAAGACCTTCCGGCCGCTCGAGACCTATACGGTCGTGGCGTTGATCTATTTCGTGGTGATCTTCCTCGCGAGCCAGGTCGCCCGACTGGTCGAGCTGCGGCTGGCGCGCAGCGGCGAAAGCACAGTGCATTGA
- a CDS encoding transporter substrate-binding domain-containing protein, translating to MTINRRSLFAVAAASGVALAIPFAARADGTLDAIKKRGVLRVGVTQAPPWYSKDPKTGEWASGLGIAMGKAMAQTLGVKFEPVEVTWGNAIAALQGDKIDLMFMLDATAERKQAANFPESPLLWYSLAVLARDDLDAKTWEDLNKQGVRIAVPQASTMDRWATQHTPKADIQRFPGNAEAIAAFQSGRVDAVLLFHPPLLAARQRLGKGKIVVPLPAESQPSSVALRKGDTAFTEWVDKQIAGYYKSGQTQKYYDQALADFGLDPKLAPPVMKEMIK from the coding sequence ATGACCATCAATCGACGTTCGCTGTTTGCCGTTGCCGCCGCGAGCGGCGTGGCCCTGGCAATTCCGTTCGCGGCCCGTGCCGACGGCACGCTGGACGCGATCAAGAAGCGCGGCGTGTTGCGCGTCGGTGTCACCCAGGCGCCGCCCTGGTATTCGAAGGATCCCAAGACCGGCGAATGGGCGTCCGGTCTCGGCATCGCGATGGGCAAGGCGATGGCGCAGACGCTCGGCGTGAAGTTCGAGCCGGTCGAAGTGACGTGGGGCAACGCGATCGCCGCACTCCAAGGCGACAAGATCGACCTGATGTTCATGCTCGACGCCACCGCCGAGCGCAAGCAGGCCGCCAACTTCCCCGAGTCGCCGCTGCTCTGGTACTCGCTCGCCGTGCTGGCGCGCGACGACCTCGACGCCAAGACCTGGGAGGACCTCAACAAGCAGGGCGTACGCATCGCCGTGCCGCAGGCCTCGACCATGGACCGCTGGGCCACGCAGCACACGCCCAAGGCCGACATCCAGCGCTTCCCCGGCAATGCCGAGGCGATCGCGGCCTTCCAGTCGGGCCGCGTCGATGCCGTGCTGCTCTTCCATCCGCCGCTGCTCGCCGCGCGCCAGCGGCTCGGCAAGGGCAAGATCGTGGTGCCGCTGCCCGCGGAATCGCAGCCCTCCAGTGTGGCGCTGCGCAAGGGCGACACAGCGTTCACCGAATGGGTCGATAAGCAGATCGCGGGCTACTACAAGAGCGGCCAGACTCAGAAGTACTACGATCAGGCGCTCGCGGACTTCGGCCTCGATCCCAAGCTCGCGCCGCCGGTCATGAAGGAAATGATCAAGTAG
- a CDS encoding GntR family transcriptional regulator — translation MALSDVSMRDVGVHLERVPKATLRAHIVERLRSAILAGDIPPGAPLVETALSERFDVSRGPLREALRQLIEEGLVVTVPYTGTRVAELSVEDVHEIYSLRTVLETFAFEQVWLRRDDRFRAELKRRNEALIATIDAGEDRASILAELEFHGLVYEASGHKLLQRAWHGLRGRLQLYWAAHHRAHGRRGPKRDSHDSYIRAAFGPDIEAMKAEIADHMRRGMETTDRFLRSIPTSSGKPRRGDNS, via the coding sequence GTGGCTCTTTCCGATGTCTCGATGCGGGACGTGGGTGTGCATCTTGAGCGCGTGCCGAAGGCGACGTTGCGCGCGCATATCGTCGAGCGGCTGCGGTCCGCGATCCTGGCCGGTGACATTCCGCCGGGGGCGCCGCTGGTCGAGACGGCGCTGTCGGAACGCTTCGATGTCAGCCGCGGGCCGTTGCGCGAGGCGCTGCGGCAGTTGATCGAGGAGGGGCTGGTCGTGACCGTGCCCTACACCGGAACGCGTGTCGCCGAACTCTCGGTCGAGGACGTCCACGAAATCTATTCGCTGCGCACGGTGCTGGAGACCTTCGCCTTCGAGCAGGTCTGGCTGCGGCGCGACGATCGCTTCCGTGCCGAGTTGAAGCGCCGCAACGAGGCGCTGATCGCCACGATCGATGCCGGCGAAGATCGCGCCAGCATCCTTGCAGAACTCGAATTCCACGGACTCGTCTACGAGGCGAGCGGCCACAAGCTCCTGCAGCGCGCCTGGCACGGCCTGCGCGGCCGGCTGCAACTCTATTGGGCGGCGCATCATCGCGCGCACGGACGGCGCGGTCCGAAGCGCGACAGCCACGACAGCTATATCAGGGCGGCCTTCGGGCCCGACATCGAGGCGATGAAGGCCGAGATCGCCGATCACATGCGTCGGGGCATGGAAACCACGGATAGGTTCCTGCGCTCGATTCCGACTTCGTCCGGGAAGCCAAGAAGGGGAGACAATTCATGA
- the cynS gene encoding cyanase, whose protein sequence is MKRAEVTEKILTAKRMKELSWEEIAKKIGGASKIIVTAACMGQMKMTKEQATKAGKLFGLGKEEVLLLQEVPYRGSLPQIPPTDPLIYRFYELVQVYGTTWKELIQEEFGDGIMSAIDFDMTMERQPDQKGDRVKIAMSGKFLGYKSY, encoded by the coding sequence ATGAAGCGGGCTGAAGTCACAGAGAAGATCCTGACGGCCAAGCGCATGAAGGAGCTGAGCTGGGAGGAGATCGCCAAGAAGATCGGCGGCGCCTCGAAGATCATCGTCACCGCGGCCTGCATGGGCCAGATGAAGATGACCAAGGAGCAGGCCACCAAGGCCGGCAAGCTGTTCGGCCTGGGCAAGGAAGAAGTGCTGCTGCTGCAGGAAGTCCCGTATCGCGGCTCGCTGCCCCAGATCCCGCCGACCGACCCTCTGATCTACCGCTTCTACGAGCTGGTGCAGGTCTACGGCACGACCTGGAAGGAACTGATCCAGGAGGAATTCGGCGACGGCATCATGAGCGCCATCGACTTCGACATGACCATGGAGCGCCAGCCCGACCAGAAGGGCGACCGGGTGAAGATCGCCATGTCGGGCAAGTTCCTGGGGTACAAGAGCTACTGA
- a CDS encoding ABC transporter ATP-binding protein → MENRPLISVEGLARCFGETGQPAVFEDIWFGVDKGEFCCLIGHSGCGKTTILNVLAGLDSPSGGAVIVDNREIDGPSLDRAVIFQGHALLPWMTVMGNIAFAVSSRWPKWDRAKVQEHARKFIELVGLAGAESKRPAQLSGGMKQRVGIARALSIQPKMLLMDEPFSALDALTRGMLQDEVLRICADTQQTVFMITHDVDEAILLADKIVLMTNGPGARIAEIVVNTMPKNERHRNDLHRHPQYYAIRNHLVEFLVNRSKAFDKEIAEHGFDPRRPKLVKPGLSAVNPPAEIVPLTTGRRQ, encoded by the coding sequence ATGGAGAATCGTCCGCTCATCAGCGTCGAAGGGCTCGCGCGCTGCTTCGGCGAGACCGGCCAGCCGGCCGTGTTCGAGGATATCTGGTTCGGCGTCGACAAGGGCGAGTTCTGCTGCCTGATCGGTCATTCCGGCTGCGGCAAGACTACGATCCTGAACGTGCTTGCCGGCCTCGACAGTCCGAGCGGCGGCGCCGTCATCGTCGACAATCGCGAGATCGACGGGCCGAGTCTCGACCGCGCCGTGATCTTCCAGGGCCACGCGCTGCTGCCGTGGATGACGGTGATGGGCAACATCGCCTTCGCCGTCTCCTCGCGCTGGCCGAAATGGGACCGCGCCAAGGTGCAGGAGCATGCGCGCAAGTTCATCGAGTTGGTCGGGCTCGCGGGTGCGGAGAGCAAGCGGCCGGCGCAGCTCTCCGGCGGCATGAAGCAGCGCGTCGGCATCGCCCGCGCGCTGTCGATCCAGCCCAAGATGCTGCTGATGGACGAGCCGTTCAGCGCCCTCGACGCGCTGACGCGCGGCATGCTGCAGGACGAGGTGCTGCGTATCTGCGCCGATACGCAGCAGACCGTGTTCATGATCACCCACGACGTCGACGAGGCGATCCTGCTGGCCGACAAGATCGTGCTGATGACCAACGGGCCGGGCGCGCGCATCGCCGAGATCGTGGTCAACACCATGCCGAAGAACGAGCGGCACCGGAACGACCTGCACCGCCATCCGCAGTACTACGCGATCCGCAACCATCTGGTGGAATTCCTCGTGAACCGCTCGAAGGCGTTCGACAAGGAGATCGCCGAGCATGGCTTCGATCCGCGGCGGCCGAAGCTGGTGAAACCAGGACTGTCGGCGGTCAATCCGCCGGCCGAGATCGTGCCTTTAACAACCGGGAGACGGCAATGA
- the ntrB gene encoding nitrate ABC transporter permease, whose translation MKTSLGMRAGLLSLLIFVAIVAIWHVATLPTAASGPAVDPEYAKLVGAAAATGSKSAMPTPADIGATIWKHLADPFYVRGSNDKGIGIQLAYSLGRVLLGFGLAALVAIPLGFLIGMSPLVYRALDPFIQILKPVSPLAWMPLALYTIKDSAISSIFVIFICSVWPMLINTAFGVGSVRREWLNVARTLEVGPFRTAFKVILPAAAPTIMTGMRISVGIAWLVIVAAEMLVGGTGIGYFVWNEWNNLSIANIVTAILLIGLVGLLLDQGLAYLARLVTYPE comes from the coding sequence ATGAAAACCTCGCTCGGCATGCGGGCGGGCCTGCTGTCGCTCCTGATCTTCGTGGCGATCGTCGCGATCTGGCACGTCGCCACGCTGCCGACGGCCGCGAGCGGTCCGGCGGTCGATCCGGAGTATGCCAAGCTGGTCGGCGCCGCGGCGGCCACCGGCTCGAAGTCGGCGATGCCGACACCGGCCGACATCGGCGCCACGATCTGGAAGCACCTCGCCGATCCCTTCTACGTGCGCGGCAGCAACGATAAGGGCATCGGCATCCAGCTCGCCTATTCGCTGGGCCGCGTGCTGCTGGGCTTCGGTCTCGCGGCGCTGGTCGCGATCCCGCTCGGATTCCTGATCGGCATGTCGCCGCTCGTCTATCGCGCGCTCGATCCGTTCATCCAGATCCTGAAGCCCGTCTCGCCGCTCGCCTGGATGCCGCTCGCCCTCTACACCATCAAGGACAGCGCCATCTCGTCGATCTTCGTGATCTTCATCTGCTCGGTCTGGCCGATGCTGATCAACACGGCGTTCGGCGTGGGCAGCGTGCGCCGCGAATGGCTGAACGTCGCGCGCACCCTCGAGGTCGGTCCCTTCCGCACCGCCTTCAAGGTGATCCTGCCGGCCGCGGCGCCGACCATCATGACCGGCATGCGCATCTCCGTCGGTATCGCCTGGCTGGTGATCGTGGCGGCCGAGATGCTCGTGGGCGGCACCGGCATCGGCTACTTCGTCTGGAACGAGTGGAACAACCTCTCGATCGCCAACATCGTGACCGCGATCCTGCTGATCGGGCTGGTCGGTCTCCTGCTCGACCAGGGCCTGGCGTATCTCGCCAGGCTCGTCACCTATCCGGAATAG